In Leifsonia sp. ZF2019, a genomic segment contains:
- a CDS encoding glycoside hydrolase family 3 N-terminal domain-containing protein, translated as MTSTLPETASPTLPYQDPSLTTAERVDDLLGRMTVEEKVGQMLQLDARDDLRDHVLRRHVGSILHTSPERILEANRLTAETRLRIPLLVGEDCIHGHSFWPGATIYPTQLGMAASWDAELIERVARATAEEVAVTGVHWTFSPVLCIARDLRWGRISETFGEDPYLIGELASAMVRGYQGDGLEDPTAILATAKHFAGYSETQGGRDASEADISRRKLRSWFLPPFERVAREGCRTFMLGYQSTDGVPITVNDWLLSEVLRGEWGYTGTLITDWDNVGRMVWEQKVQPDYAHAAAAAVKAGNDMVMTTPLFYEGALEAVAQGLLDEDAFDAAVGRILALKFDLGLFEDPRLPAPDLDTVVGSAAHADLNLEIARRSLVLLENDGTLPIAADSSAPVRVAVVGPLADDAQTQLGDWAGGSGQAGWLDGQPREMITTVLDGLRAIDGLSVRHARGADILTLEDDPAGRTFPDGQPRPPVVVPSAPDRQLLDEAVAAAEQSDVVVAVVGDRIELIGEGRSTATLELIGGQNALLDALIATGKPVVVILLASKPLVLPASVARAAAVVWAANPGMQGGRALAELLTGRIEPSGRLPISFARHVGQQPTYYNQIRGQHGDRYADLTQAPAWAFGQGRSYTTVEYTELALERTDVGAGDDIVAEVTVSNTGDRPVRETVQVYVRDAVTSVSWADRELKAHRQVDLAPGESARVRLILPVAECSIVDAAGDRGVEPGAFELLVGSSSREIDLLAAPFEVH; from the coding sequence ATGACGTCGACCCTTCCCGAGACCGCATCTCCCACGCTCCCGTACCAGGACCCGTCGCTGACGACGGCCGAGCGGGTCGACGACCTGCTCGGCCGCATGACGGTGGAGGAGAAGGTCGGGCAGATGCTGCAGCTGGACGCGCGCGACGACCTGCGCGACCACGTGCTGCGCCGCCACGTCGGCTCGATCCTGCACACCTCCCCGGAGCGCATCCTCGAGGCGAACCGGCTCACAGCCGAGACCCGCCTGCGCATCCCGCTGCTCGTCGGTGAGGACTGCATCCACGGCCACTCGTTCTGGCCCGGCGCGACGATCTACCCCACCCAGCTCGGCATGGCCGCGTCGTGGGACGCGGAGCTGATCGAGCGCGTCGCCCGGGCGACGGCCGAAGAGGTCGCGGTGACCGGCGTGCACTGGACCTTCTCTCCCGTGCTGTGCATCGCCCGCGACCTCCGCTGGGGGCGCATCAGCGAGACGTTCGGCGAAGATCCGTACCTGATCGGCGAGCTCGCGAGCGCGATGGTCCGCGGCTACCAGGGCGACGGGCTCGAGGACCCGACCGCGATCCTCGCGACCGCGAAGCATTTCGCCGGCTACTCCGAGACGCAGGGCGGCCGGGACGCGAGCGAGGCCGACATCTCGCGGCGCAAGCTGCGCAGCTGGTTCCTGCCGCCGTTCGAGCGTGTGGCCCGTGAGGGCTGCCGCACGTTCATGCTCGGCTACCAGAGCACCGACGGCGTTCCGATCACCGTGAACGACTGGCTGCTCAGCGAGGTGCTGCGCGGCGAGTGGGGCTACACCGGCACCCTCATCACCGACTGGGACAACGTGGGCCGCATGGTCTGGGAGCAGAAGGTGCAGCCCGACTACGCGCACGCCGCCGCGGCCGCGGTGAAGGCCGGCAACGACATGGTGATGACGACTCCTCTCTTCTATGAAGGGGCGCTGGAGGCCGTCGCACAGGGGCTTCTGGACGAGGACGCGTTCGACGCGGCCGTCGGGCGCATCCTGGCCCTGAAGTTCGACCTCGGCCTGTTCGAGGACCCGCGCCTGCCCGCCCCCGACCTCGACACGGTGGTCGGGAGCGCCGCGCACGCGGACCTGAACCTCGAGATCGCCCGGCGCTCGCTCGTCCTGCTGGAGAACGACGGCACCCTGCCGATCGCGGCGGACTCCTCCGCGCCGGTGCGCGTCGCCGTCGTCGGCCCGCTCGCCGACGACGCGCAGACCCAGCTCGGCGACTGGGCCGGCGGCTCGGGCCAGGCCGGCTGGCTCGACGGCCAGCCGCGTGAGATGATCACGACCGTGCTCGACGGCCTCCGCGCCATCGACGGCCTCAGCGTGCGCCACGCCCGCGGCGCCGACATCCTGACGCTGGAGGACGACCCCGCCGGCCGCACGTTCCCGGACGGCCAGCCGCGGCCTCCGGTGGTCGTGCCCAGCGCACCCGACCGGCAGCTGCTCGACGAGGCCGTGGCCGCCGCCGAGCAGTCGGACGTCGTGGTCGCCGTTGTCGGCGACCGCATCGAGCTCATCGGCGAGGGCCGCTCCACCGCGACGCTGGAGTTGATCGGCGGCCAGAACGCCCTGCTCGACGCACTGATCGCGACGGGGAAGCCCGTCGTCGTGATCCTGCTCGCCTCGAAGCCGCTCGTGCTGCCCGCCTCCGTCGCACGGGCCGCAGCCGTGGTCTGGGCCGCGAACCCGGGCATGCAGGGGGGACGGGCGCTGGCCGAGCTGCTCACCGGCCGCATCGAGCCGTCGGGCCGCCTGCCGATCTCGTTCGCGCGCCACGTCGGCCAGCAGCCGACGTACTACAACCAGATCCGCGGCCAGCACGGCGACCGCTACGCCGACCTCACCCAGGCGCCGGCGTGGGCGTTCGGCCAGGGGCGCTCGTACACGACGGTCGAGTACACCGAGCTCGCCCTCGAGCGCACCGACGTCGGGGCCGGCGACGACATCGTGGCGGAGGTCACCGTGAGCAACACCGGCGACCGCCCGGTGCGCGAGACGGTGCAGGTGTACGTGCGCGACGCGGTCACCAGCGTGAGCTGGGCCGACAGGGAGCTGAAGGCGCACCGGCAGGTCGACCTCGCCCCGGGCGAGTCGGCGCGCGTGAGGCTGATCCTCCCGGTCGCGGAGTGCTCCATCGTGGACGCGGCCGGTGACCGCGGGGTGGAGCCGGGTGCGTTCGAACTGCTCGTCGGCTCGTCCTCCCGCGAGATCGACCTCCTGGCCGCGCCGTTCGAGGTGCACTGA
- a CDS encoding glucoamylase family protein, with translation MSVRCCAGAGRKDDDAPSPPPPPATPARAPRRRSSSRRDTRRRGRARRSRLGRSDVRRRPLAAAAPTALAVDTHGPASGDASPYAADLRRWAADTWRSLDAMTDPAVGLPADNIDGALDPASASGHTSPTNIGGYLWSTLAARGLGIISADDARARLATTVGTLERLDRNAASGMFYNWYSPADGRKLTTWPEDGSVVHPFLSTVDNGWLAAALRMVANGEPALADRARALYDSMDFGVFFDPTPYTPNLPAGTNKGGFWEEQPGDTCASEQAPFSGVGPNVFYTCHWYDTTVSESRIATYLGIVNGQIPSSGLYGTFRTMPAGCDYSWQEQSPVGESRVYDGLTVYEGAYRYDGMRFVPSWGGSMFEALMPDLLVPEEVWGPTSWGVNHPVTVAVQEKHGQDAGYGYWGFSPASNPDGGYREYGVDAAGMRADGYFSDQENTDVDLPFDGCPTAERGTNPAPAYGDGVVTPHASFLALGYDARGAVENLRGIERELHAYGPGGFYDAVAVHSGRIAERYLSLDQSMIMAAVANGLDDGAMRTLFADDAVQDALQPLMAAQTFSAAWAPRSEPAGEANGGGAAVAGIAAGELAATGSGAGGAVVSATALVALLAGAGLTALLAESRRRRRV, from the coding sequence GTGTCCGTGCGCTGCTGCGCGGGTGCCGGGCGAAAGGACGACGATGCCCCTTCACCTCCCCCGCCTCCCGCGACCCCGGCGCGCGCTCCGCGCCGGCGGAGCAGCTCTCGCCGCGACACTCGCCGGCGCGGTCGCGCTCGCCGCTCCCGCCTCGGCCGCTCCGACGTCCGCCGCCGCCCCCTCGCGGCCGCCGCACCCACCGCCCTCGCCGTCGACACGCACGGCCCCGCCTCCGGTGACGCGTCGCCGTACGCGGCCGACCTCCGCCGCTGGGCGGCCGACACCTGGCGATCGCTCGATGCGATGACGGATCCGGCCGTCGGGCTCCCCGCGGACAACATCGACGGCGCACTCGACCCTGCCTCCGCGAGCGGGCACACGTCGCCGACCAACATCGGCGGCTACCTGTGGTCGACCCTCGCGGCGCGCGGTCTCGGCATCATCTCCGCCGACGACGCGCGGGCGCGCCTCGCGACCACGGTCGGAACCCTCGAGCGGCTGGATCGCAACGCCGCCAGCGGGATGTTCTACAACTGGTACTCGCCCGCAGACGGTCGCAAGCTGACCACCTGGCCGGAGGACGGCTCCGTCGTGCATCCCTTCCTCAGCACGGTGGACAACGGCTGGCTCGCCGCGGCCCTGCGAATGGTCGCGAACGGCGAACCGGCTCTCGCCGACCGCGCACGGGCCCTGTACGACTCGATGGACTTCGGCGTCTTCTTCGATCCCACGCCGTACACCCCGAATCTCCCCGCAGGCACCAACAAGGGCGGGTTCTGGGAGGAGCAGCCCGGGGACACGTGCGCCAGCGAGCAGGCGCCGTTCTCCGGGGTCGGCCCGAACGTGTTCTACACCTGCCACTGGTACGACACGACGGTCAGCGAGAGCCGCATCGCGACCTACCTCGGCATCGTGAACGGGCAGATCCCGTCGTCCGGCCTGTACGGAACCTTCCGCACCATGCCCGCCGGATGCGACTACTCGTGGCAGGAGCAGAGCCCGGTGGGCGAGAGCCGCGTCTACGACGGCCTCACCGTCTACGAGGGCGCCTATCGATACGACGGCATGCGGTTCGTGCCGAGCTGGGGCGGCAGCATGTTCGAGGCGCTGATGCCCGACCTCCTGGTGCCCGAGGAGGTCTGGGGTCCGACCTCGTGGGGAGTGAACCATCCCGTGACGGTGGCTGTGCAGGAGAAGCACGGACAGGACGCCGGCTACGGCTACTGGGGCTTCTCGCCCGCCAGCAACCCCGACGGCGGCTACCGCGAGTACGGCGTGGATGCCGCCGGGATGCGCGCCGACGGCTATTTCTCCGACCAGGAGAACACCGACGTCGACCTCCCCTTCGACGGCTGTCCGACCGCCGAGCGCGGCACGAACCCTGCGCCGGCGTACGGCGACGGTGTCGTGACCCCGCACGCGTCGTTCCTGGCACTCGGCTACGACGCCCGCGGCGCCGTCGAGAACCTGCGCGGCATCGAGCGTGAGCTGCACGCGTACGGCCCCGGTGGCTTCTACGACGCCGTCGCGGTCCACAGCGGACGCATCGCCGAGCGCTACCTCTCCCTCGATCAGTCGATGATCATGGCGGCGGTCGCCAACGGCCTCGACGACGGCGCCATGCGTACGCTGTTCGCCGACGACGCGGTGCAGGACGCGCTGCAGCCGCTGATGGCGGCGCAGACGTTCTCGGCGGCGTGGGCGCCGCGCAGTGAGCCCGCAGGGGAGGCGAACGGCGGGGGTGCGGCGGTGGCGGGAATCGCGGCCGGCGAGCTCGCTGCGACAGGCTCGGGCGCGGGAGGCGCGGTGGTCAGCGCGACCGCGCTCGTCGCCCTGCTCGCCGGCGCCGGCCTGACCGCGCTCCTGGCGGAAAGCAGGCGCCGCCGCCGCGTGTGA
- the dcd gene encoding dCTP deaminase, which yields MLLSDRDIKAELGAGRIALEPFDSQMIQPSSIDVRLDRFFRLFDNHKYPFIDPSEDQPELTRFVEVEADQPFILHPGEFVLGSTYELVSLPDDVAARLEGKSSLGRLGLLTHSTAGFIDPGFSGHVTLELSNVATLPIKLWPGMKIGQMCFFRLTSPAERPYGSSEYSSRYQGQRGPTASRSFLNFHRTDVSGTEAGRPSS from the coding sequence GTGCTTCTCTCCGATCGCGACATCAAGGCCGAGCTCGGCGCCGGACGGATCGCCCTGGAGCCGTTCGACTCCCAGATGATCCAGCCGTCGAGCATCGACGTGCGGCTGGACCGGTTCTTCCGGTTGTTCGACAACCACAAGTATCCGTTCATCGACCCGTCGGAGGACCAGCCCGAACTGACCCGGTTCGTCGAGGTGGAGGCGGACCAGCCGTTCATCCTGCACCCGGGCGAGTTCGTGCTCGGCTCGACCTACGAGCTGGTGTCCCTGCCGGACGACGTCGCCGCGCGGCTGGAGGGCAAGAGCTCCCTCGGGCGCCTCGGGCTGCTGACGCACTCGACCGCCGGATTCATCGACCCCGGTTTCTCCGGGCACGTGACGCTCGAGCTCAGCAACGTCGCGACCCTGCCCATCAAGCTCTGGCCGGGCATGAAGATCGGCCAGATGTGCTTCTTCCGTCTCACCTCGCCGGCCGAGCGGCCGTACGGGTCGAGCGAGTACAGCTCCCGCTACCAGGGACAGCGGGGGCCGACGGCCTCGCGGTCGTTCCTCAATTTCCACCGGACCGACGTGTCCGGCACCGAGGCCGGACGCCCCTCCAGCTGA
- a CDS encoding ABC transporter permease, with the protein MTIPAESTFPTENAPAPDQPIGVGAPETAAFLAGRPQGPAPRKTFWSQLKVSLAMFSNPKSATGLIILGVFILVAIFAPLIAPYDPQAQNLDETLQPPSFQHLLGTTHIGQDVFSQIVYGTRGVLIVGFLATIMATIVAIAVGVTAGYLRGWKSESLSALSNVFLVIPGLPLMIIIASQFQDPPLIVIAAVLGLTGWAWGARVLRAQTMSLRNRDFIQAARANGEPLHRIILVEMLPNLMALIASSFVGTMTAAVLGLTTLAFIGVIPVSNLNWGTVLFWAQQNNAFPDYWWWYVPAGLCIALLGVALALVNFGIDEYVNPRLRSAGERARALKKKGLNINATVTQVRTGADAPDAPANPSSSSARSSTEGVTE; encoded by the coding sequence ATGACCATCCCCGCAGAGAGCACGTTCCCCACCGAGAACGCACCGGCGCCCGACCAGCCGATCGGCGTGGGGGCACCGGAGACGGCGGCCTTCCTGGCCGGGCGTCCGCAGGGGCCGGCGCCGCGCAAGACATTCTGGTCGCAGCTGAAGGTGTCGCTCGCGATGTTCAGCAACCCGAAGTCGGCCACCGGCCTGATCATCCTCGGGGTGTTCATCCTCGTCGCGATCTTCGCTCCCCTGATCGCCCCGTACGACCCGCAGGCGCAGAACCTCGACGAGACCCTCCAGCCGCCGTCGTTCCAGCACCTGCTCGGCACGACGCACATCGGCCAGGACGTCTTCAGCCAGATCGTCTACGGCACGCGCGGCGTGCTCATCGTCGGATTCCTCGCGACGATCATGGCGACCATCGTCGCGATCGCCGTCGGTGTGACCGCCGGCTACCTGCGCGGCTGGAAGAGCGAGTCCCTGTCGGCACTGTCCAACGTGTTCCTCGTCATCCCCGGCCTGCCGCTGATGATCATCATCGCGTCGCAGTTCCAGGACCCGCCGTTGATCGTCATCGCCGCCGTGCTCGGCCTGACGGGATGGGCGTGGGGAGCCCGCGTGCTGCGCGCGCAGACCATGTCGCTGCGCAACCGCGACTTCATCCAGGCGGCGCGCGCCAACGGCGAGCCGCTGCACCGCATCATCCTGGTCGAGATGCTGCCGAACCTGATGGCGCTCATCGCCTCCAGCTTCGTCGGCACGATGACGGCCGCCGTCCTGGGGCTCACCACCCTGGCGTTCATCGGGGTCATCCCGGTGTCGAACCTCAACTGGGGCACCGTGCTGTTCTGGGCGCAGCAGAACAACGCGTTCCCGGACTACTGGTGGTGGTACGTCCCCGCCGGTCTGTGCATCGCGCTGCTCGGCGTCGCGCTCGCGCTCGTCAACTTCGGCATCGACGAGTACGTCAACCCCCGCCTGCGTTCGGCGGGAGAGCGAGCCCGCGCGCTGAAGAAGAAGGGCCTCAACATCAACGCGACCGTCACCCAGGTGCGGACGGGTGCCGACGCACCCGACGCCCCGGCGAACCCCTCGTCGTCCTCCGCTCGCTCCTCGACGGAAGGCGTCACCGAATGA
- a CDS encoding ABC transporter ATP-binding protein has translation MTTLEFTNVTKIYNVRGSGQLKALDDVSFTLSSHQTIGLVGQSGSGKSTIAKILTQLETPTSGQVLLDGKPIPRSGKRLRKYRQQLRMVFQDPFASLNPSHSIRHHIERPLRLDNVVPKREVDDEVRRLLERVRLDADAVIDRRPHELSGGQRQRVAIARALASRPALLVADEPVSMLDVSIRLGVLNLLADLQREEGLGVLYITHDLATARHFSDEIMVLNQGRVVERGTADDVILRPQDPYTRELRAASPDPEKHFRELAAQTPSAAPSSAAARTPLTTQTSGGAQ, from the coding sequence ATGACGACCCTCGAGTTCACCAACGTCACCAAGATCTACAACGTCCGCGGCTCCGGACAGCTGAAGGCCCTCGACGACGTCAGCTTCACGCTCTCGTCGCACCAGACGATCGGCCTGGTCGGCCAGTCGGGAAGCGGCAAGTCGACGATCGCGAAGATCCTGACGCAGCTGGAGACCCCGACCAGCGGCCAGGTGCTGCTCGACGGGAAGCCGATCCCGCGCTCGGGCAAGCGGCTGAGGAAGTACCGCCAGCAGCTGCGCATGGTGTTCCAGGACCCGTTCGCCTCGCTGAACCCGTCGCACTCGATCCGCCACCACATCGAGCGCCCGCTGCGCCTCGACAACGTCGTCCCCAAGCGCGAGGTCGACGACGAGGTGCGCCGCCTCCTGGAGCGCGTGCGCCTGGACGCCGACGCCGTGATCGACCGCCGTCCGCACGAGCTCTCCGGGGGCCAGCGTCAGCGCGTGGCGATCGCCCGCGCCCTGGCCTCGCGCCCCGCCCTGCTGGTGGCCGACGAACCCGTCTCGATGCTGGACGTCTCCATCCGCCTCGGTGTGCTCAACCTGCTCGCGGACCTGCAGCGGGAGGAGGGGCTCGGCGTCCTCTACATCACGCACGACCTGGCGACGGCCCGGCACTTCAGCGACGAGATCATGGTGCTCAACCAGGGCAGAGTCGTCGAGCGCGGCACCGCCGACGACGTCATCCTGCGCCCGCAGGACCCGTATACGCGCGAGCTGCGCGCCGCGTCGCCCGACCCCGAGAAGCACTTCCGGGAGCTGGCGGCCCAGACCCCGTCGGCAGCACCGTCGTCGGCGGCGGCTCGGACTCCTCTGACCACACAGACCTCGGGAGGTGCGCAGTGA
- the idi gene encoding isopentenyl-diphosphate Delta-isomerase, translating to MTPPREEVVLLAEDGTPIGTADKATVHTTDTPLHLAFSCHLFDGEGRILVTRRALGKATWPGVWTNSFCGHPGPGESFADAIARRAGDELGTTIENVVVALPDFRYRAVDAGGIVEYEICPVYTATVAGELAPSAAEVAEWEWVDPRTLLAAVEATPWAFSPWLTLQLPALYAAPDGEPSDQL from the coding sequence ATGACGCCACCCCGGGAAGAGGTCGTCCTGCTGGCCGAGGACGGGACGCCGATCGGGACGGCCGACAAGGCCACCGTCCACACCACGGACACTCCCCTGCACCTCGCCTTCTCGTGCCATCTCTTCGACGGCGAGGGGCGCATCCTGGTCACCCGGCGGGCGCTCGGCAAAGCCACGTGGCCCGGAGTGTGGACGAACTCGTTCTGCGGGCATCCCGGCCCCGGCGAGTCGTTCGCGGACGCGATCGCGCGGCGCGCCGGCGACGAGCTCGGGACGACCATCGAGAACGTCGTCGTGGCCCTCCCGGACTTCCGCTACCGCGCCGTCGATGCCGGCGGCATCGTCGAGTACGAGATCTGCCCGGTCTACACCGCCACGGTCGCGGGCGAGCTGGCCCCCTCCGCCGCCGAGGTCGCGGAGTGGGAATGGGTCGACCCGCGCACGCTTCTCGCTGCCGTGGAGGCGACGCCATGGGCCTTCAGCCCGTGGCTGACCCTGCAGCTCCCCGCCCTCTACGCCGCGCCGGATGGCGAACCTTCGGACCAGCTGTGA
- a CDS encoding SDR family NAD(P)-dependent oxidoreductase — MNSSSAPVALVTGTSTGIGLETAVTLARGGWDVVATVRDVARADRLRDAAAMAGVSLDIRALDVTDGATSAALVAQVVAERGHLDALVNNAGAAALGTAEIMGIDRVRAAMEVNFFGVVQLTQAALPTLRASGGRVVTVSSVGGIVGQPFNDAYCAAKFAIEGFMESLHPVAAALGVAVVVIEPGAVASEFVANATEGRDAALASAGDYAPLLAAYLERTAGAFDAAQQPADVAAVIERVLTEDAPPFRVQTSDTARAFVGLKLADLDGSRVTGATAAWIA, encoded by the coding sequence ATGAACTCCTCCAGCGCTCCCGTCGCCCTCGTCACCGGAACCTCCACCGGCATCGGACTCGAGACGGCGGTGACCCTCGCCCGCGGCGGGTGGGATGTCGTCGCCACGGTGCGCGACGTCGCCCGCGCGGACCGCCTGCGCGACGCTGCCGCCATGGCCGGCGTCTCCCTCGACATCCGCGCTCTGGATGTGACCGACGGGGCGACCTCCGCCGCGCTCGTCGCGCAGGTCGTCGCCGAGCGCGGCCACCTGGACGCGCTCGTCAACAACGCGGGTGCCGCAGCCCTCGGCACCGCCGAGATCATGGGGATCGACCGCGTCCGCGCGGCGATGGAGGTCAACTTCTTCGGCGTCGTGCAACTCACCCAGGCCGCTCTCCCCACCCTGCGCGCCTCCGGCGGTCGCGTGGTGACGGTGTCGAGCGTCGGCGGGATCGTCGGCCAGCCGTTCAACGACGCCTACTGCGCCGCCAAGTTCGCCATCGAGGGATTCATGGAGAGCCTCCACCCCGTCGCCGCGGCGCTCGGCGTCGCGGTCGTCGTGATCGAGCCCGGCGCCGTCGCGAGCGAGTTCGTCGCCAACGCGACCGAGGGCCGGGATGCCGCGCTCGCCTCCGCGGGCGACTACGCGCCGCTGCTCGCCGCCTACCTGGAGCGCACCGCGGGCGCGTTCGACGCCGCGCAGCAGCCGGCCGACGTCGCCGCCGTCATCGAGCGCGTGCTCACGGAGGACGCGCCGCCGTTCCGCGTGCAGACCTCCGACACCGCGCGTGCCTTCGTCGGCCTCAAGCTCGCCGACCTCGACGGCTCCCGCGTCACCGGCGCCACCGCCGCCTGGATCGCCTAA
- a CDS encoding ABC transporter permease has product MSAESQTSVDPTLVGTTAAGTERRRSRIPWRFIGGRVAFYAFTLWAAITVNFFIPRLMKGDAVDSFMARSQGQLTPDAEKALRALFGLDKSVPLWDQYVNYWNMLLHGNLGVSISTGMAPVGDAIASALPWTLGLVGVATIISFVIGTGLGAVIGWKRGSGLDAFVPVTTFLGTIPYFWLGLIFIAIFSTTLGWFPAGHAYEVGVEPGWNGEFISQVVSHAVLPVVTIVVVSLGGWVLGMRNMMLTVLDEDYITVAQAKGMPNRRVLWRYAARNAVLPQIQSFALALGFIVGGTLVMEMVFSYPGIGLLLLNATNAKDYALMQGIFLVLVLAVLVANIIADIAYAILDPRTRQTEA; this is encoded by the coding sequence GTGAGCGCCGAATCGCAGACCTCGGTCGACCCGACGCTCGTCGGCACGACCGCCGCCGGTACCGAGCGCCGCCGCTCGCGCATCCCGTGGCGCTTCATCGGCGGCCGCGTGGCCTTCTACGCGTTCACCCTGTGGGCGGCGATCACCGTCAACTTCTTCATCCCCCGTCTGATGAAGGGCGACGCGGTCGACTCGTTCATGGCGCGCAGCCAGGGCCAGCTGACCCCGGACGCCGAGAAAGCCCTCCGGGCGCTGTTCGGCCTCGACAAGTCCGTGCCGCTCTGGGACCAGTACGTCAACTACTGGAACATGCTGCTGCACGGCAACCTGGGCGTCTCGATCTCCACCGGCATGGCCCCGGTCGGCGACGCGATCGCCTCGGCGCTGCCGTGGACCCTCGGCCTCGTCGGCGTCGCCACGATCATCTCGTTCGTGATCGGAACCGGCCTGGGTGCGGTCATCGGCTGGAAGCGCGGCAGCGGCCTCGACGCGTTCGTGCCGGTCACGACCTTCCTCGGCACCATCCCCTACTTCTGGCTCGGACTCATCTTCATCGCGATCTTCTCGACCACACTCGGCTGGTTCCCGGCCGGGCACGCGTACGAGGTCGGCGTCGAACCGGGCTGGAACGGCGAGTTCATCTCCCAAGTCGTCTCCCACGCCGTACTCCCGGTGGTCACCATCGTGGTCGTCTCGCTCGGCGGCTGGGTGCTCGGGATGCGCAACATGATGCTGACCGTGCTCGACGAGGACTACATCACCGTCGCGCAGGCGAAGGGCATGCCGAACCGGCGCGTGCTGTGGCGCTACGCCGCCCGCAACGCGGTGCTCCCGCAGATCCAGAGCTTCGCGCTCGCCCTCGGCTTCATCGTCGGCGGCACGCTCGTCATGGAGATGGTGTTCTCCTACCCCGGCATCGGCCTGCTGCTGCTCAACGCGACCAACGCGAAGGACTACGCCCTGATGCAGGGCATCTTCCTCGTCCTCGTGCTGGCCGTGCTGGTCGCGAACATCATCGCCGACATCGCCTACGCCATCCTCGACCCGCGCACCCGTCAGACGGAGGCCTGA
- a CDS encoding MarR family winged helix-turn-helix transcriptional regulator has translation MDDQSQAQPGSPSADVIALIESALMAVRRDQSRRRQSGPWGDGPFGRGPHAWGPRGPWGAPGGVGRDAQDPGDQRHGSRGGGAQHHSDNGHGDHGAHDHTAHHPDHDHPPFGDSARPGPGRRGRDGSLGRIARIRMLEALETAESAGSPLSISTLAQAIGVDQPRASRLVQEGVERGHVRRVPDPSDARRALIQLTAAGRAQLEEVRTHRRSAVESALADFTPDEARTFAELFDRFVRAWPRA, from the coding sequence ATGGACGATCAGAGTCAAGCGCAGCCCGGTTCGCCCTCGGCGGACGTCATCGCTCTCATCGAGAGCGCGCTGATGGCGGTGCGCCGCGACCAGTCGCGTCGCCGACAGTCGGGACCCTGGGGCGACGGGCCGTTCGGACGCGGCCCCCACGCCTGGGGTCCGCGCGGGCCGTGGGGTGCGCCAGGAGGTGTCGGCCGCGACGCTCAGGACCCCGGCGACCAGCGGCACGGCTCCCGCGGCGGCGGCGCCCAGCACCACAGCGACAACGGCCACGGCGATCACGGCGCCCACGACCACACTGCGCACCATCCCGACCACGACCACCCGCCGTTCGGCGATTCCGCGCGTCCCGGCCCCGGTCGTCGTGGACGCGACGGCAGTCTCGGTCGCATCGCCAGGATCCGGATGCTGGAGGCGCTCGAGACGGCCGAGTCCGCGGGCAGCCCGCTGTCCATCAGCACCCTCGCACAGGCGATCGGTGTCGACCAGCCGCGGGCGAGCCGTCTGGTGCAGGAGGGGGTCGAGCGCGGGCACGTACGGCGCGTCCCGGATCCGTCCGATGCGCGCCGCGCGCTCATCCAGCTCACCGCCGCGGGCCGCGCGCAGCTCGAGGAGGTGCGGACGCACCGCCGCAGCGCCGTCGAGTCGGCCCTTGCGGACTTCACCCCGGACGAGGCTCGCACGTTCGCCGAGCTCTTCGACCGCTTCGTCCGCGCCTGGCCCCGCGCCTGA